In Candidatus Manganitrophus morganii, the genomic window ATGGGGGCGATTCACCGCCGTCTCTCGACCGATCCGAAGACCGCCGTTCGGGTGATCGCCCGGCCCGATGAGATCTGCAGCGCCTGTCCTCATCTCCATCCGGACGGCTGTCATCTGAAGGGGCCCGGTTTTGAAGCGGCGATGAATCGTCAGGACCAAGCGGTGATGGCGCGATTGGGCATCTCGGAAGGGGAGGTCCTCCCGTGGGGAGAGATCCTTCGCCGGATCGCCGCGCGCATCGAAGGGGGCGATCTCGACGCGATCTGCGGAAGCTGCCCCTGGCTGCCGCTGGGGTATTGCCGGGAAGGGATCGATGCGTTGAGTTTGGTTCAACCTCAAGAGAGGTTGTCATGAAGCGCGTGTTGATTCTTTTGGCCCCCGGGTTCGAAGAGATCGAGGCGGTCACGATCATTGACATTCTCCGCCGGGCCGGCGTCGCGGTAACGGTCGCCGGAACGGTAGAAGGGGCGATCGAAGGCTCCCGGAAGGTGAAGCTCCTCGCCGATCTTTCGATCGACAAGGTCGCCGGCGGCGATTATGAGATGATCGTGTTGCCCGGCGGACAGCCCGGCACAAACAACCTCGCCGCGGATGAACGGGTCGGGCGGATCTTGAAGGAGGCGGCGGCGAAAGAGAGATACATCTCGGCGATCTGCGCCGCGCCGTCGATCCTCGCCTCGGCCGGTTTCCTCGACGGAAAGAAAGCGACGAGCCATCCTTCGGTGCGGGAGCGGATGCACGGGGCCGATTATTCCGAGGCGCGGGTGGTCGTCGACGGCAGATGGGTGACCAGCCGCGCTCCCGGCACGGCGATGGAGTTTGCTTTTGAATTGGTCCGGCGGCTGGTCGGAGAAGAAAAAGTCAAAGAGGTGAACCAGGGGGTCATGGCGCGGTTGTAGGGCGGTTTCGGCGGAGAGATTTTCCATGTTGGATGCGTATGTGGCGAAGGGGCTCGGCGAGTATATCGTGATGATGCAGCCGATCATTCCGATCTTCCATCTCGCCTACGTTATTCTGGTCAATCGCCTTGTTTTGTTCGGAAATCAGTTCCGCTCCCCTTTCGAGTGGTTCGTCACCCTCCATTATGTGATGTTTCTTTTCTTCCCCTTCGGCTGGCTCTGGGTGCAGCTCGGCAAGTTAGGCCCCGCCTCCTTCGGCCGGATCGTCGAGAGCGGCATCCCATTCTGGATTCCGGGGATCAGCTTCGGTCTTTCCGGTCTTCATTTTATGTTGACCAGTCTTTTGATCTTCCTTTGGTTCTCGGAGGCGAAGGCGCCGCAAAACGATTTTGATTTTCGGAAGGTCCGATGGTGGAGCTACCTGGTTCTTCCCCTGGTCCTTTGGGGATTCGTTTATCCGTTTCAGCAGGCGGCGCAGCCGGGTGAATTTGTCTTCCTCGGCATCAAAGGGCTCTGGGGTTCGCCGTTCGGCGCTCTCATGAATCCGACCTCCACCTTTCTTTTGGGCCTGCTGACCTTCATCTACCCGCGGGTCAACCTGAAACTTTTCATCGGAAGCGCATCGGTCCTGTTGGTCATCGCCCTCATCGCGGCGCGATCGACGCCGCTTGATTGGCCGTTGGCGGTCCTCGCCGGGGTCAATCTCTTTTTGGGGGTGATCCTGGCGATCAAGCGGAGGAAAGCGATCCCCGCCGAAAATCCGGAAGTCATCTCTTCCCCTTCCTCCGCGCCGCCTGCTTGATTCGCCGGCGCAACTGTGGCACAATCTCACGACCGTCGCCGCAGTTCAACCTAAGGCGCGCCTTCCTTTCTTTCAAATGCCCCCGTAGCTCAGGTGGATAGAGCAGCGGTTTCCTAAACCGTTTGCCGGGTGTTCAAATCACCCCGGGGGCACCAACTCGATCTATTGATGGTTTCCAATCCGAGGACTCGATGTATCTTTCAATCCCGGCGTTAAAAGAAATTGTCATCGACACAATTTCGAAGAAGACAAACATCTCCCGAGATCGCGTCAAAGAAGTTCTAGAATATGATGGTCCCTGGACCGATCATGACCGATTTCTGATGAATACCTTCATGACCGCGCAACAACACGCGGAAGATTCGGGAGTCGATCTTTCTGCCGCGATGGGTGAGACCGCCGACTTTACCGAGCTTGAAGGCGAAGAATCGCTCAAGAGCGCTGAAAGGTTGGTCGAGGTTTCGAAAGAGACGGGACAGCCGCTTGAAACGATTGAAGCGATCAATGCCGCTTATTTTGATTTCATCGAGAACGTCACCACGATGATAAAGAA contains:
- a CDS encoding DJ-1/PfpI family protein; this encodes MKRVLILLAPGFEEIEAVTIIDILRRAGVAVTVAGTVEGAIEGSRKVKLLADLSIDKVAGGDYEMIVLPGGQPGTNNLAADERVGRILKEAAAKERYISAICAAPSILASAGFLDGKKATSHPSVRERMHGADYSEARVVVDGRWVTSRAPGTAMEFAFELVRRLVGEEKVKEVNQGVMARL
- a CDS encoding DUF1284 domain-containing protein translates to MSTGRSNLLTVRAHTLLCLQGFRGEGYSPAFVENMGAIHRRLSTDPKTAVRVIARPDEICSACPHLHPDGCHLKGPGFEAAMNRQDQAVMARLGISEGEVLPWGEILRRIAARIEGGDLDAICGSCPWLPLGYCREGIDALSLVQPQERLS